The Desulfitobacterium chlororespirans DSM 11544 sequence GCTGCATTCCAATTCCTTAATTTTCTCGCCTTTATCCAGTATCACAACGGCGGGAACATTGGTTACGCCATATTTTTCAGCAAGACTTCTTTTCGTCGCCATATCTACTTTAACTAATTTGTACATATCATTATGTTCCTGAATCAGTTCTTCCATCAGACCAGTAAATTCCAAACTCGCCGTGTTGGCAGCATTAAAGAATGCCAGCAAGACCTTTTTCTCGCTATGGAGGATGTTCTTTTGGAATGCTTCCAGTTCCTCGATATATCGCTCAGCGGCCACAGCAGCTGTAGCACCATCGCCTGCAGCTGAGACCACCTGCCTGAGGTACTTTACTCGATTATCTCCCACCGCATAGATGCCAGGAAGGTTTGTTTCCATTAGGTCGTTAACGGGAATATAGCCTCGGCGATCCATTTCCATTCCACTATTTTGGAGGAATTCAGTAGCTGGGATCATCCCTACAAAGAAGAACACCCCTTGACATGGAAGTACGGAAGAGCCGCCAGTCTTTAGATTTTTAATCTGAACCCCTTCCACATTCTCCTCTCCCAGGACAGCTTCCAGAGTAGAATTCCAGACAAATTCCATCTTCCCATTTTGGAAAGCTTTTTCAGCACTAACCTTATTG is a genomic window containing:
- a CDS encoding FAD-dependent oxidoreductase, whose translation is MSNSYDLIIIGGGPAGLAAGIYGGRAKLRTLIINKGTIGGMVDTTREIVNYPGYVHTSGPDLMSDFKKHAESFGVEFLKDEVVSTELFQDLKKVTTKKKKEFYGKAVIIAVGTQPRLLNIPGEKELRGSGVAYCATCDAEFFQDEDVVVVGSGDQAIEEGMFITKFARKVTVIVLHDEGILDCNKVSAEKAFQNGKMEFVWNSTLEAVLGEENVEGVQIKNLKTGGSSVLPCQGVFFFVGMIPATEFLQNSGMEMDRRGYIPVNDLMETNLPGIYAVGDNRVKYLRQVVSAAGDGATAAVAAERYIEELEAFQKNILHSEKKVLLAFFNAANTASLEFTGLMEELIQEHNDMYKLVKVDMATKRSLAEKYGVTNVPAVVILDKGEKIKELECSLDKEILAEQLGKE